A stretch of Anaeromyxobacter dehalogenans 2CP-1 DNA encodes these proteins:
- a CDS encoding ATP-binding protein: MTLRLKLFVLIAGVIIFAMSGVTAVALWRELVRGQELLLREGVALASTTATGASHWVREGGVDPGGPEALPALLERLVSSAPLDRAWIVDSAGKVLACVSRTGEPCPEGVPPSEFQAADWPLQTLSRLVRPEGIVASAPIVRAGAVVGAVRVDFTHEEVVGAARDLAWGAAAVAAFWIALGHLLAAIFIRQVTQPLVSLASAAESLAEERGVRLEEPEDRELVDLVRAFNHMSARLDERRAENQRLIAELEERVAQKTREVLRADRLATLGGIAAGFAHELGNSLNVIRGYAAVTSRELPDDSPHRSDVEAIRREVTRAAGLIERFLVFARARTVHPLVQPVEPILREAVEVLGPAAAHAKVERAVEVEPGLPEVLADAELLRQAFLNLGVNAVQAMQDRGGGKLTVRALREPGGLVVEFHDTGPGIDAEAAAHVFEPFFTTKASGTGLGLAIVRQAAEAHGGTVEVAGAPGAGATFRVHLPAAEAGAAADAAAGGAG, from the coding sequence ATGACGCTGCGGCTGAAGCTGTTCGTGCTCATCGCCGGCGTCATCATCTTCGCCATGTCCGGCGTGACCGCGGTGGCGCTCTGGCGCGAGCTGGTGCGCGGGCAGGAGCTCCTGCTCCGCGAGGGCGTGGCGCTCGCCTCGACCACCGCCACCGGCGCCTCGCACTGGGTGCGCGAGGGCGGGGTCGATCCGGGCGGCCCGGAGGCGCTGCCGGCGCTCCTCGAGCGGCTGGTCTCCTCGGCCCCGCTCGACCGCGCCTGGATCGTGGACTCCGCCGGCAAGGTGCTCGCGTGCGTGTCGCGGACCGGCGAGCCCTGCCCCGAAGGCGTGCCGCCGAGCGAGTTCCAGGCGGCGGACTGGCCGCTCCAGACGCTCTCGCGCCTGGTGCGGCCGGAGGGGATCGTCGCCTCCGCGCCCATCGTGCGCGCCGGCGCGGTGGTGGGCGCGGTGCGGGTGGACTTCACGCACGAGGAGGTGGTGGGCGCCGCCCGCGACCTCGCCTGGGGCGCCGCCGCGGTGGCGGCGTTCTGGATCGCGCTCGGACACCTGCTCGCGGCCATCTTCATCCGCCAGGTGACCCAGCCGCTCGTCTCGCTCGCCAGCGCGGCCGAGTCGCTCGCCGAGGAGCGCGGCGTCCGGCTGGAGGAGCCCGAGGACCGGGAGCTCGTGGACCTCGTCCGCGCCTTCAACCACATGTCCGCCCGGCTCGACGAGCGGCGCGCCGAGAACCAGCGGCTCATCGCCGAGCTGGAGGAGCGCGTGGCGCAGAAGACCCGCGAGGTGCTGCGCGCCGACCGGCTGGCCACGCTGGGCGGCATCGCGGCCGGGTTCGCGCACGAGCTCGGCAACTCGCTCAACGTCATCCGCGGCTACGCCGCGGTCACCTCGCGCGAGCTGCCCGACGACTCGCCGCACCGCTCCGACGTGGAGGCGATCCGGCGGGAGGTGACGCGGGCCGCGGGGCTCATCGAGCGGTTCCTGGTGTTCGCGCGGGCGCGCACGGTCCACCCGCTGGTGCAGCCGGTCGAGCCCATCCTGCGCGAGGCGGTGGAGGTGCTCGGTCCGGCCGCAGCGCACGCGAAGGTCGAGCGCGCGGTCGAGGTCGAGCCCGGCCTGCCCGAGGTGCTCGCCGACGCGGAGCTGCTCCGGCAGGCGTTCCTCAACCTGGGCGTGAACGCGGTGCAGGCCATGCAGGACCGCGGCGGCGGGAAGCTCACCGTCCGGGCGCTGCGCGAGCCGGGCGGCCTGGTGGTCGAGTTCCACGACACCGGCCCCGGCATCGACGCCGAGGCGGCCGCGCACGTGTTCGAGCCGTTCTTCACCACCAAGGCGAGCGGGACGGGCCTCGGCCTCGCCATCGTGCGCCAG